In Gossypium arboreum isolate Shixiya-1 chromosome 5, ASM2569848v2, whole genome shotgun sequence, a single genomic region encodes these proteins:
- the LOC108451457 gene encoding LOW QUALITY PROTEIN: aspartyl protease AED3 (The sequence of the model RefSeq protein was modified relative to this genomic sequence to represent the inferred CDS: inserted 3 bases in 2 codons; substituted 3 bases at 3 genomic stop codons), which translates to MKAHTFSLVFFLFSVAQGLNPKCETQDQGSNLQVFHIYSPCSPFRPSKPLSWEEDVLQTQAKDQARLQYLSSLVAKKPVVPIASGKQIVQSPTYIVRANIGTPPQTFLMAXGTSNDAAWIPCTGCLGCSSTVFDNAKSTTFQSLGCQAPQFKQIQNPSCDGSDNTCIFNMTYGGSTIAANLSQEXFTLANDSVSSYTFGCPQKTTGNSVPPQGLLGLGRGPLSLLSQTQDLYQSTFSYCLPNVRSANFSGSLRLGPVGQPVRIKYSPLLKNPRRPSVYFVNLIGIRVGNKVVDIPPSAIAFNPNTGAGTIIDSGTIFTRLVEPAYVAVXDEFQKXVKVANVTSFDGFDTCYTVLIVAPTITYMFASMNVTFPQDNLLIHSTIGSITCLAMATAPNNVNSVLNVRANMQQXNHRIFFDVPNSRLGVARELCTYIPALFPNLFIPMFVYFIV; encoded by the exons ATGAAAGCCCACACATTTTCTCTGGTTTTCTTCTTGTTTTCAGTAGCCCAAGGATTGAACCCCAAATGTGAGACCCAAGACCAAGGTTCAAACCTCCAAGTGTTCCATATTTACAGTCCCTGCTCACCCTTCAGGCCCTCAAAGCCACTGTCATGGGAAGAAGATGTGCTCCAAACACAAGCCAAGGACCAGGCCAGGCTCCAATATTTGTCGAGCCTGGTGGCTAAGAAACCTGTGGTGCCGATAGCTTCTGGCAAGCAGATTGTGCAAAGTCCCACTTATATCGTGAGGGCCAACATTGGAACCCCACCTCAAACCTTCCTTATGGC TGGAACTAGCAATGATGCCGCTTGGATACCTTGCACAGGCTGCCTTGGCTGCTCTTCTACTGTCTTTGACAATGCTAAATCCACCACTTTCCAGTCCCTAGGCTGCCAAGCTCCTCAATTCAAGCAG ATACAAAATCCCAGCTGCGATGGCAGTGACAACACTTGCATATTCAACATGACCTACGGGGGTTCAACCATTGCAGCAAACCTCTCACAGG CATTCACCTTAGCCAACGACTCTGTCTCGAGCTATACTTTCGGTTGCCCGCAAAAGACAACCGGCAACTCGGTGCCACCACAAGGTCTATTGGGGCTCGGCCGAGGTCCATTGTCCCTTCTGTCTCAGACCCAAGACCTGTACCAATCCACATTTTCATACTGTTTGCCTAATGTTAGGTCCGCCAACTTTTCCGGGTCATTGAGACTTGGGCCAGTTGGGCAGCCAGTGAGGATCAAATACTCCCCATTACTGAAGAACCCGAGGAGACCATCGGTTTACTTTGTGAATTTGATTGGAATTAGAGTTGGAAACAAAGTTGTTGATATCCCACCATCTGCCATTGCTTTCAATCCTAACACCGGTGCTGGCACCATTATTGATTCCG gtaccATTTTCACCCGGCTAGTTGAACCAGCCTATGTAGCCGTTTGAGATGAGTTTCAAAAATGAGTTAAGGTGGCCAACGTAACATCTTTTGATGGTTTCGACACATGTTATACAGTCTTGATTGTGGCTCCAACGATAACGTACATGTTCGCCAGCATGAACGTGACATTTCCACAAGACAACTTGTTAATCCACAGCACAATAGGCAGCATCACATGTTTGGCGATGGCAACGGCACCGAATAATGTGAATTCTGTGCTGAATGTGAGAGCCAATATGCAGCAATAGAACCATAGGATCTTTTTCGATGTGCCAAATTCCAGGTTGGGCGTTGCCCGTGAGCTCTGCACCTACATTCCAGCTTTGTTCCCTAATTTATTTATCCCTATGTTCGTGTATTTTATTGTGTGA